A genomic window from Diospyros lotus cultivar Yz01 chromosome 2, ASM1463336v1, whole genome shotgun sequence includes:
- the LOC127795133 gene encoding 17.9 kDa class II heat shock protein-like produces the protein MESRIIGCANSDYSAKNHLPFHCPKSMAAATATPPVDVMEYPNSYVFAVDVPGLKSGDVKVEIEDANILTIAGERKRSEEEMKNEECPKPKYLKLERKAGKFTRKFVLPENAKGDSISAVCRNGVLTVTVEKLPPAKPKTVQVQIA, from the coding sequence ATGGAATCCAGAATCATCGGTTGTGCTAATTCCGATTATTCCGCCAAGAACCACCTGCCATTCCACTGTCCCAAATCCATGGCGGCTGCAACTGCCACCCCGCCGGTCGACGTGATGGAATACCCCAACTCCTACGTGTTCGCCGTCGACGTCCCGGGGCTGAAGTCCGGCGACGTCAAGGTTGAGATTGAGGACGCCAATATTCTGACGATCGCCGGCGAGAGGAAGCGCAgcgaagaagaaatgaagaatgaagaatgCCCCAAGCCCAAGTACTTGAAACTGGAGAGGAAGGCCGGCAAGTTTACGAGGAAGTTTGTCTTGCCGGAAAATGCGAAGGGAGATTCGATTTCTGCCGTTTGCCGGAACGGCGTTCTGACGGTTACGGTGGAGAAGCTGCCGCCGGCGAAGCCCAAGACCGTTCAAGTCCAAATTGCTTAA